A window of Pseudodesulfovibrio hydrargyri contains these coding sequences:
- a CDS encoding heavy metal translocating P-type ATPase codes for MKKVTAQVKGMHCASCSARIEKVVGNMDGVDDVSVNLAAETMALSFDPDAVSADEVGKKIKGLGFEAEFDEPQEPVAGGLSALDLDIGGMHCASCSSRIERVVGKMNGVDTASVNLAAETGKFVFDPSLVSRREIRDAIANAGFTSEVRSEEGDLFEKRRKEAEDRLAAQKRALIPAFCFALPLLILSMGHMWGMPLPAFLDPAHSPATFAVVQLLLTLPVVWSGRNFYLHGVPALLRGGPDMDSLVAMGTGAAFLYSLWNTLALLFGLGDPHVLAMDLYYESAAVLIAMISLGKYFEARSKLKTSDAIRALMQLAPDTATLLKDGEQVDIAVAEVEPGDLLLIKPGERIPVDGTVTDGRSSVDESMLTGEPMPVGKQVGDPVAGGTLNSSGALTMRADRVGNDTMLARIVKLVQEAQGSKAPIANLADRISFYFVPTVMLIALIAGLAWYFIGQAGFPFSLRIFVAVMVIACPCAMGLATPVSIMVSAGRGAQLGVLIKSGRALQEAGSLDTVVFDKTGTLTHGRPEVAAITMVRGTMAQTEAVYLAASAESQSEHPLAQAVVRHAKEKGLDYPAPDEFEAILGKGIKAKVGYREVMIGNWAFMREHGLGFGDDGFAEEAVGHYERQGATVVYFASDNKLNALFAIADEMREETPEVVAALKKGGLTPVMLTGDNETNARVIAGRAGIDEVIAGVLPDRKAEEVDRLQTEGRKVAMVGDGINDAPALAKADIGIAMGSGIDVAVESGDVVLMHSDLHAILTALNLSRATLRNIKQNLFWAFAFNVIGIPVAAGVLHVFGGPTLNPMIAGTAMAMSSVTVVSNALRLRFFK; via the coding sequence ATGAAAAAAGTCACGGCACAGGTAAAGGGAATGCATTGCGCGTCCTGTTCGGCGCGCATCGAGAAGGTGGTCGGCAACATGGACGGCGTGGACGACGTGTCCGTGAACCTGGCCGCCGAAACCATGGCCCTGTCCTTTGACCCGGACGCCGTGTCCGCCGACGAGGTGGGCAAAAAGATAAAGGGCCTCGGGTTCGAGGCCGAGTTCGACGAGCCGCAGGAACCGGTGGCGGGCGGCCTGTCCGCCCTGGACCTGGACATAGGCGGCATGCACTGCGCCTCCTGCTCCTCGCGCATCGAGCGCGTGGTCGGCAAGATGAACGGCGTGGACACGGCCTCGGTCAACCTGGCCGCCGAGACCGGCAAGTTCGTCTTCGATCCCTCCCTGGTCTCGCGGCGCGAGATCCGCGACGCCATCGCGAACGCGGGCTTCACCTCCGAGGTGCGTTCCGAAGAGGGCGATCTTTTCGAGAAGCGCCGCAAGGAGGCGGAAGACCGCCTGGCCGCCCAGAAACGGGCGCTCATCCCGGCCTTCTGCTTCGCCCTGCCCCTGCTCATCCTGTCCATGGGCCACATGTGGGGCATGCCCCTGCCCGCCTTCCTCGACCCGGCGCACTCCCCGGCGACCTTTGCCGTGGTCCAGCTGCTGCTGACCCTGCCCGTGGTCTGGTCGGGCCGCAATTTCTATCTCCACGGCGTGCCCGCGCTCCTGCGCGGCGGACCGGACATGGACTCCCTGGTGGCCATGGGCACGGGCGCGGCCTTCCTCTATTCCCTGTGGAACACCCTGGCCCTGCTCTTCGGCCTGGGCGATCCGCACGTCCTGGCCATGGACCTCTACTACGAATCCGCAGCCGTGCTCATCGCCATGATCTCGCTGGGCAAGTATTTCGAGGCCCGCAGCAAGCTCAAGACCTCGGACGCCATCCGGGCGCTCATGCAGCTCGCCCCGGACACGGCCACCCTGCTCAAGGACGGCGAGCAGGTGGACATCGCCGTGGCCGAGGTGGAGCCGGGCGACCTGTTGCTGATCAAGCCCGGCGAACGCATCCCGGTGGACGGCACCGTGACCGACGGGCGCTCCTCGGTGGACGAGTCCATGCTCACCGGCGAGCCCATGCCCGTGGGCAAACAGGTGGGCGACCCGGTGGCGGGCGGCACCCTGAACAGTTCGGGCGCGCTGACCATGCGCGCCGACCGCGTGGGCAACGACACCATGCTGGCCCGGATCGTCAAGCTGGTCCAGGAGGCCCAGGGGTCCAAGGCCCCCATCGCCAACCTGGCCGACCGCATCAGCTTTTATTTCGTGCCCACGGTCATGCTCATCGCGCTCATCGCCGGGCTGGCCTGGTACTTCATCGGCCAGGCGGGCTTCCCATTCTCCCTGCGCATCTTCGTGGCCGTCATGGTCATCGCCTGCCCCTGCGCCATGGGGCTGGCCACGCCCGTGTCCATCATGGTCTCGGCCGGACGCGGCGCGCAGCTCGGCGTGCTGATCAAGTCGGGCCGGGCCCTGCAGGAGGCGGGCAGCCTGGACACCGTGGTCTTCGACAAGACCGGCACCCTGACCCACGGCCGACCCGAGGTGGCGGCCATCACCATGGTCCGGGGCACCATGGCCCAGACCGAGGCCGTCTACCTGGCCGCCTCGGCCGAGAGCCAGTCCGAACACCCCCTGGCCCAGGCCGTGGTCCGCCACGCCAAGGAAAAGGGCCTCGACTACCCTGCGCCCGACGAGTTCGAGGCCATCCTGGGCAAGGGCATCAAGGCCAAGGTGGGCTACCGCGAGGTCATGATCGGCAACTGGGCGTTCATGCGGGAACACGGGCTCGGTTTCGGCGACGACGGTTTTGCCGAGGAGGCCGTGGGCCACTACGAGCGGCAGGGCGCGACCGTGGTCTACTTCGCCTCGGACAACAAGCTCAACGCCCTGTTCGCCATCGCCGACGAGATGCGCGAGGAGACCCCCGAGGTGGTCGCCGCCCTGAAGAAGGGAGGGCTCACCCCGGTCATGCTCACCGGCGACAATGAGACCAACGCCCGGGTCATCGCCGGGCGCGCGGGCATCGACGAGGTTATTGCCGGGGTCCTGCCCGACCGCAAGGCCGAGGAGGTGGACCGTCTCCAGACCGAGGGCCGCAAGGTGGCCATGGTCGGCGACGGCATCAACGACGCCCCGGCCCTGGCCAAGGCGGACATCGGCATCGCCATGGGCTCGGGCATCGACGTGGCCGTGGAATCCGGCGACGTGGTCCTGATGCACTCGGACCTGCACGCCATCCTGACCGCGCTCAACCTGTCCCGGGCGACCCTGCGCAACATCAAGCAGAACCTGTTCTGGGCGTTCGCCTTCAACGTCATCGGCATCCCGGTGGCCGCGGGCGTGCTGCACGTCTTCGGCGGCCCCACCCTGAACCCGATGATCGCGGGCACGGCCATGGCCATGAGTTCGGTGACGGTCGTGTCCAACGCCCTCAGACTGCGCTTTTTCAAGTGA
- a CDS encoding heavy-metal-associated domain-containing protein produces MTTVKVKGMSCQHCVKSVTETMEKLGAKDVSVDLLTGDVKFEEPAPIDKKAIKEAIDQIGFEYVD; encoded by the coding sequence ATGACAACGGTAAAAGTCAAAGGCATGTCCTGCCAGCACTGCGTCAAATCCGTGACCGAGACCATGGAAAAACTGGGGGCCAAGGACGTGTCCGTCGACCTCCTGACCGGCGACGTCAAATTCGAGGAACCCGCGCCCATCGACAAGAAGGCCATCAAGGAAGCCATCGACCAGATCGGTTTCGAGTACGTGGACTAG
- the recQ gene encoding DNA helicase RecQ codes for MSVSGATPREILSSVFGYPEFIGLQESVIDHVMSGGDSLVLMPTGGGKSLCYQIPAMLRPGVGVCVSPLIALMQDQVQGLTQMGVRAACLNSAMDPRTACDIEQMALNGQLDLLYVAPERLCRPGFLDLLARCNPALFAIDEAHCVSQWGHDFRPEYTQLSIIRERFPDVPRLALTATADKPTQADIVKNLHLESARVFATGFDRPNITYTVVPKKNPTRMLKRFIDENHPGDAGIVYRLSRKKVEQTAEFLRKNGYNALPYHAGLSAGERFDNQERFMREEGVIMVATVAFGMGVDKPNVRFVCHLEPPKSLEAYHQETGRAGRDGLPASAWMCYGMQDIAILRSMIDSGEAVESRKRIEHAKLGSLFAFLETASCRRQALLAYFGEHIEPCGNCDNCLSPVDTYDGSVIAQKALSNIFRTEQRFGVNHLAGVLTGASTDQIVRFNHDRVSTYGIGKDMTQDEWKSVYRQLLAAGLCSVDLERFNALTLNERSWPVLKGEMPVRLRKDPALPKRDKKKKRRAPALAEDILTNWEAEALFERLRDLRLSLAEAQSVPPYAIFADKTLLEFVRYRPRDMEEFACMSGVGASKLERFGEAFLESLKGHEEEHGRPDNIPDIPEEVREAKKREADAKPDFTATAQTTLDLFLETGDVDGVAEARGLKPSSIWRHLILAVNMGKIDYRRVANLPDEERERIEAALREYRSKGVTAMTPVFEALGGAHPYDLIRLVAAGLDRG; via the coding sequence ATGTCCGTCTCAGGCGCAACACCGCGCGAAATCCTCTCCTCGGTATTCGGCTACCCCGAGTTCATCGGGCTGCAGGAATCGGTCATCGATCACGTCATGAGCGGCGGCGACTCGCTGGTGCTCATGCCCACGGGCGGGGGCAAGTCCCTGTGCTACCAGATTCCGGCCATGCTCCGGCCAGGCGTGGGCGTCTGCGTCTCCCCGCTCATCGCGCTCATGCAGGACCAGGTCCAGGGGCTGACCCAGATGGGCGTGCGCGCCGCCTGCCTGAACTCCGCCATGGACCCGCGCACGGCCTGCGACATCGAGCAGATGGCCCTGAACGGACAGCTCGACCTGCTCTACGTGGCCCCGGAGCGGCTCTGCCGACCCGGTTTCCTGGACCTGCTGGCCCGCTGCAACCCGGCCCTGTTCGCCATCGACGAAGCCCACTGCGTGTCCCAGTGGGGGCACGACTTCCGGCCGGAATACACCCAGCTGTCGATCATCCGCGAGCGCTTCCCGGACGTGCCGCGCCTGGCCCTGACCGCCACGGCGGACAAGCCCACCCAGGCGGACATCGTCAAGAACCTGCACCTGGAGAGCGCGCGGGTCTTCGCCACCGGGTTCGACCGGCCGAACATTACTTATACGGTAGTGCCCAAGAAGAACCCCACGCGCATGCTCAAGCGGTTCATCGACGAGAACCACCCCGGGGACGCGGGCATCGTCTACCGGCTAAGCCGCAAGAAGGTTGAACAGACCGCCGAATTCCTGCGCAAGAACGGGTACAACGCCCTGCCCTACCACGCCGGGCTGTCCGCGGGCGAACGGTTCGACAACCAGGAACGGTTCATGCGCGAGGAGGGGGTCATCATGGTCGCCACCGTGGCCTTCGGCATGGGCGTGGACAAGCCCAACGTGCGCTTCGTCTGCCACCTGGAACCGCCCAAGTCCCTGGAGGCCTACCACCAGGAGACGGGCCGCGCCGGACGCGACGGCCTGCCCGCCTCGGCCTGGATGTGCTACGGCATGCAGGACATCGCCATCCTGCGCTCCATGATCGACTCGGGCGAGGCCGTGGAGTCGCGCAAACGCATCGAGCACGCCAAGCTCGGCTCGCTGTTCGCCTTCCTGGAGACCGCGTCCTGCCGCCGCCAGGCGCTGCTGGCCTATTTCGGCGAGCACATCGAGCCGTGCGGCAACTGCGACAACTGCCTGAGCCCGGTGGATACGTACGACGGCTCGGTCATCGCCCAGAAGGCGTTGTCCAACATATTCCGCACCGAGCAGCGTTTCGGGGTCAACCACCTGGCCGGGGTCCTGACCGGCGCGAGCACGGACCAGATCGTCCGCTTCAACCACGACCGGGTGTCCACCTACGGCATCGGCAAGGACATGACCCAGGACGAGTGGAAATCGGTTTATCGCCAGCTTTTGGCCGCCGGGCTGTGCTCGGTGGATTTGGAGCGGTTCAACGCCCTGACCCTGAACGAGCGCTCCTGGCCCGTGCTCAAGGGCGAGATGCCGGTGCGGTTGCGCAAGGACCCGGCCCTGCCCAAGCGGGACAAAAAGAAGAAGCGCCGCGCCCCGGCCCTGGCCGAGGACATCCTGACCAACTGGGAGGCCGAGGCGCTGTTCGAGCGGCTGCGCGACCTGCGCCTGTCCCTGGCCGAGGCCCAGTCCGTGCCGCCGTACGCCATCTTCGCGGACAAGACCCTGCTCGAATTCGTGCGCTACCGCCCGCGCGACATGGAGGAGTTCGCCTGCATGAGCGGGGTGGGCGCGAGCAAGCTGGAGCGCTTCGGCGAGGCTTTCCTCGAGAGCCTCAAGGGGCACGAGGAGGAGCACGGCCGCCCGGACAACATCCCGGATATCCCCGAAGAGGTGCGCGAGGCCAAGAAACGGGAGGCCGACGCCAAGCCGGACTTCACGGCCACGGCCCAGACCACCCTGGACCTCTTCCTGGAGACCGGCGACGTGGACGGGGTGGCCGAGGCTCGCGGGCTCAAGCCCTCGTCCATCTGGCGGCACCTCATCCTGGCCGTGAACATGGGAAAGATAGACTACCGCCGCGTGGCCAACCTGCCGGACGAGGAGCGCGAACGGATCGAGGCCGCCCTGCGCGAGTACCGCTCCAAAGGCGTCACCGCCATGACCCCGGTCTTCGAGGCGCTCGGCGGGGCGCACCCCTACGACCTGATCCGCCTGGTGGCCGCCGGGCTGGACCGGGGCTGA
- a CDS encoding TIGR01212 family radical SAM protein (This family includes YhcC from E. coli K-12, an uncharacterized radical SAM protein.), protein MVRFHRLSAHLRRRFGERVQKIPLDAGFSCPNRDGTLSREGCVFCNPQGSGSGMLGRGLSIREQWDFWRDIHVKKHGLSRFTAYLQSYSNTHGPAAKLAAALAALAGLPGLTCLALGTRPDCLDREKLDLLAESRERLGLAEVYLELGLQSANDVTLKHINRGHTAAAFAEAAHAAAERGLTVVAHVMAGLPAPDGREGLDELLDTVAFVGALPVGGIKFHNVFVCRGTRLARWFDQGGYVPPTQEEYLHWLGEAIMRLDPRVVIHRLNGNPAQGELVAPAWAGNLRRVHNAVIGHFERHDIWQGKLNGAEDGPPEWFGTAAGEGL, encoded by the coding sequence ATGGTTCGTTTCCATCGGCTGTCCGCCCATCTCCGCCGACGGTTCGGCGAACGGGTCCAGAAGATCCCCCTGGACGCCGGTTTTTCCTGCCCGAACCGGGACGGGACCCTGTCGCGCGAGGGGTGCGTGTTCTGCAACCCGCAGGGGTCTGGGTCGGGCATGCTCGGCCGGGGACTATCCATACGGGAACAATGGGATTTCTGGCGTGACATTCACGTGAAGAAACACGGCCTGTCCCGGTTCACCGCCTATCTCCAATCCTATTCCAACACCCACGGCCCGGCCGCGAAGCTGGCCGCCGCCCTGGCCGCGCTCGCCGGTCTGCCCGGCCTGACCTGCCTGGCGCTGGGCACCCGGCCCGACTGCCTGGACCGGGAAAAGCTCGATCTGCTCGCCGAGAGCAGGGAGCGGCTCGGCCTGGCCGAGGTCTATCTGGAACTCGGCCTGCAATCGGCCAACGACGTCACGCTCAAACACATCAACCGGGGCCATACCGCCGCCGCGTTCGCCGAGGCCGCGCATGCCGCCGCCGAACGCGGCCTGACCGTGGTGGCCCACGTCATGGCCGGGCTGCCCGCGCCGGACGGCCGCGAGGGGCTTGACGAACTGCTCGACACCGTGGCCTTCGTGGGCGCGCTCCCGGTGGGCGGCATCAAGTTCCACAACGTCTTCGTCTGCCGGGGCACGCGCCTGGCCCGCTGGTTCGACCAGGGGGGCTACGTTCCGCCCACGCAGGAGGAGTACCTGCACTGGCTGGGCGAGGCGATCATGCGCCTGGATCCGCGCGTTGTCATCCACCGTCTGAACGGCAACCCGGCCCAGGGCGAACTGGTCGCCCCGGCCTGGGCGGGCAACCTGCGCCGGGTGCACAACGCGGTCATCGGCCATTTCGAAAGGCACGACATCTGGCAGGGCAAACTGAACGGCGCGGAAGACGGCCCGCCCGAGTGGTTCGGCACAGCCGCCGGGGAGGGGCTATGA
- the mreC gene encoding rod shape-determining protein MreC, with the protein MRGLKKIAMLIVACLFVYLSLFTWNLRTGHLDALSSHTGLDISGIVLKPGIWVAEQVSGFWHRYIYLVGLKQDNDKLRAEAAELRRTNMIMGAQARSAARLEALLDFLPPEKWTFSGARVIGQRMGPAGALDTVVVDKGKASDVTDDMPVASLKGLVGRILRSGAATSTVLLLTDPNSRIAVMGAHNRSPGMLSGQGYGEPLQLRYVNQNADVDPGELLLSSGLSGIYPKGLPVARVTKIRRSDISLFLTVQAEPLVDVAGLEEVLLLSREPEAAVQPGTGDAAAPEAEAGKEDANGAADH; encoded by the coding sequence ATGAGAGGACTCAAGAAGATCGCCATGCTCATCGTGGCCTGTCTTTTCGTGTATCTGTCCCTGTTTACCTGGAACCTGCGCACCGGACACCTGGACGCCCTGTCGTCCCACACCGGGCTGGACATCTCCGGCATCGTCCTCAAGCCCGGCATCTGGGTGGCGGAGCAGGTCTCCGGCTTCTGGCACCGCTACATCTACCTGGTCGGGTTGAAGCAGGACAACGACAAGCTGCGGGCCGAGGCCGCCGAACTGCGGCGGACCAACATGATCATGGGCGCGCAGGCCCGCTCCGCCGCACGCCTGGAAGCCCTGCTCGACTTCCTCCCGCCGGAGAAATGGACCTTTTCCGGGGCCCGGGTCATCGGCCAGCGCATGGGCCCGGCGGGCGCGCTGGACACCGTGGTCGTGGACAAGGGCAAGGCGTCCGACGTGACCGACGACATGCCCGTGGCCTCCCTCAAGGGGCTGGTCGGGCGCATTCTGCGCTCGGGCGCGGCCACCTCCACGGTCCTGCTCCTGACCGACCCCAACTCCCGCATCGCGGTCATGGGCGCCCACAACCGCTCGCCCGGCATGCTCTCGGGCCAGGGCTACGGCGAGCCGCTGCAACTGCGCTACGTCAACCAGAACGCGGACGTGGACCCCGGCGAGCTGCTGCTCTCCTCGGGGCTGTCCGGCATCTACCCCAAGGGGCTGCCCGTGGCCAGGGTGACCAAGATCAGGCGGTCCGACATCTCCCTGTTCCTGACGGTCCAGGCCGAACCCCTGGTGGACGTGGCCGGGCTCGAAGAGGTCCTGCTCCTCAGCCGCGAGCCCGAGGCCGCCGTGCAGCCCGGGACCGGCGACGCGGCCGCGCCCGAGGCCGAAGCCGGGAAGGAGGACGCGAACGGTGCCGCCGACCACTAG
- a CDS encoding rod shape-determining protein, protein MGNLLNRIIGSFSNDLAIDLGTANTLVYVKGKGVMLSEPSVVAVKKDSRGGKTVLAVGAEAKKMLGRTPGNIVAIRPMKDGVIADFEVTEAMLRHFISKVHNSRRLVRPRIMICVPTGITQVEKRAVKESAQSAGAREVYLIEEPMAAAIGANLPITEPTSNMIVDIGGGTTEIAVISLSGIVYARSVRIGGDKMDEAIMQHVKRKYNMLIGESTAEQIKIHIGSAYPLGDEEPIMEVKGRDLVTGIPQNRPITAEEVREAISEQVEGIVQGVRIALEQTPPELAADIVDRGIVLTGGGALLKGLDQLLQHETQLPITVVEDPLTAVVLGSGKALDNIDLYKDITTD, encoded by the coding sequence ATGGGTAACCTGCTCAACAGAATCATCGGTTCCTTTTCCAACGACCTGGCCATCGACCTGGGCACGGCCAACACCCTGGTCTATGTCAAGGGCAAGGGCGTCATGCTCTCGGAGCCGTCGGTGGTGGCGGTCAAAAAGGATTCCAGGGGCGGCAAGACCGTCCTGGCGGTGGGCGCCGAGGCCAAGAAGATGCTCGGCCGCACGCCCGGCAACATCGTGGCCATCCGGCCCATGAAGGACGGCGTCATCGCCGACTTCGAGGTCACCGAGGCCATGCTCCGCCACTTCATTTCCAAGGTCCACAACTCGCGCAGACTGGTCCGTCCCCGGATCATGATCTGCGTGCCCACGGGCATCACCCAGGTGGAGAAGCGGGCGGTCAAGGAATCGGCGCAGAGCGCCGGTGCCCGCGAGGTCTACCTGATCGAGGAGCCCATGGCCGCGGCCATCGGCGCGAACCTGCCGATCACCGAACCGACCTCGAACATGATCGTGGACATCGGCGGCGGCACCACCGAGATCGCCGTCATCTCCCTGTCCGGCATCGTCTACGCCCGAAGCGTGCGCATCGGCGGCGACAAGATGGACGAGGCGATCATGCAGCACGTCAAGCGCAAGTACAACATGCTCATCGGCGAATCCACGGCCGAGCAGATCAAGATCCACATCGGGTCCGCCTATCCGCTCGGGGACGAGGAGCCGATCATGGAGGTCAAGGGCCGCGACCTGGTCACCGGCATCCCGCAGAACCGCCCCATCACCGCCGAGGAGGTCCGCGAGGCCATCTCCGAGCAGGTGGAGGGCATCGTCCAGGGCGTGCGCATCGCGCTGGAGCAGACCCCGCCCGAACTGGCGGCGGACATCGTGGACCGGGGCATCGTCCTGACCGGCGGCGGCGCGCTGCTCAAGGGGCTCGACCAGCTGCTGCAGCACGAGACCCAGCTGCCCATCACGGTGGTGGAGGACCCGCTCACCGCGGTCGTCCTCGGCTCGGGCAAGGCGCTCGACAATATCGACCTGTACAAGGACATCACCACCGACTAA
- a CDS encoding methylated-DNA--[protein]-cysteine S-methyltransferase, giving the protein MTTSSEWVRGGRFGLRLDWRDGLVRHIGTAWAEDVREDAPLSAAAMELKAALLRYEARQAPDWPDLPFDFSGMSEFQKAAIEELRRIPPGTTRTYGQMAALLGRPKGAQAVGRAMGANPFPILYPCHRVVGSGGAMTGFSASGGIAMKKALLRLEGAEQGLLPGLE; this is encoded by the coding sequence ATGACCACATCCAGCGAATGGGTGCGCGGCGGCCGATTCGGCCTGCGTCTGGATTGGCGGGACGGTCTGGTCCGCCATATCGGGACGGCCTGGGCCGAGGACGTGCGCGAGGACGCCCCCCTGTCCGCAGCCGCCATGGAGCTCAAGGCGGCCCTGCTGCGCTACGAGGCCCGCCAGGCCCCGGACTGGCCGGACCTGCCGTTCGACTTTTCGGGCATGAGCGAATTTCAAAAGGCCGCCATCGAGGAATTGCGCCGCATCCCGCCGGGCACCACCCGGACCTACGGCCAGATGGCCGCGCTCCTCGGCCGCCCCAAGGGCGCGCAGGCCGTGGGCCGGGCCATGGGCGCGAACCCGTTCCCCATCCTCTATCCCTGCCATCGAGTGGTCGGCTCAGGCGGCGCCATGACCGGCTTCTCCGCCTCGGGCGGCATCGCCATGAAAAAAGCCCTGCTCCGCCTGGAAGGCGCGGAACAGGGCCTGTTGCCCGGTTTGGAATGA